The following proteins are encoded in a genomic region of Phycisphaerae bacterium:
- a CDS encoding response regulator, translated as MARVLVVDDEPQIRRFLRTSLIAHGYTITEAANGNEALLKATDDRPEVMILDLGLPDIDGMEVIRRVREWSQVPIIVLSVRGRESDKIAALDAGADDYVTKPFGMGELLARIRAALRNRLADEVDEPVFRNGGLCVDLARRQVRVDGREIKLTPNEYELLRVLVLNAGKVVTHQHLLREVWGPADVDQTHYVRVYVGQLRQKIEPDPAQPCLIITEPGVGYRLQTADNA; from the coding sequence GTGGCACGAGTTCTGGTAGTGGATGACGAACCGCAGATACGACGGTTTCTGCGGACCAGCCTTATTGCGCACGGCTACACCATCACCGAGGCGGCGAACGGGAACGAAGCGCTGCTCAAAGCTACGGACGATCGGCCGGAGGTGATGATCCTGGACCTGGGCCTTCCCGACATCGACGGCATGGAGGTGATTCGTCGCGTTCGCGAATGGTCGCAGGTGCCGATTATCGTTTTGTCGGTGCGTGGCCGTGAATCCGACAAGATCGCGGCCCTTGACGCCGGTGCCGACGACTACGTGACCAAACCGTTCGGCATGGGCGAATTATTGGCCAGAATCCGCGCGGCTCTGCGAAACCGCCTGGCCGATGAGGTGGACGAGCCCGTGTTCCGCAACGGCGGGCTGTGTGTGGATCTGGCGAGGCGGCAGGTCCGCGTCGATGGTCGCGAAATCAAGCTGACCCCAAACGAGTACGAACTGCTTCGCGTGCTGGTGCTCAACGCCGGCAAGGTCGTGACGCATCAGCACCTGCTCCGCGAAGTCTGGGGGCCGGCCGATGTCGACCAGACCCATTACGTCCGCGTCTACGTTGGCCAGCTCCGCCAGAAGATTGAGCCCGACCCTGCCCAACCGTGCTTGATCATCACGGAGCCTGGTGTTGGATATCGCCTGCAGACCGCGGATAACGCTTGA